In Salinisphaera sp. LB1, one genomic interval encodes:
- a CDS encoding putative DNA modification/repair radical SAM protein yields METIRKLAILADAAKYDASCASSGTVSRSSRGGRGVGSAEGSGICHAYAPDGRCISLLKILLTNFCIYECSYCINRNSSNVQRARFSTAEVVNLTLDFYKRNYIEGLFLSSGVIQTADYTMARLVEVARSLRVDHDFRGYIHLKTIPDADGGLLAEAGQYADRLSINVELPTPAALHDLAPEKDHRTIKLSMARIRSRQDEQAEARRAARRITNARPTPAPIERFAPAGQSTQMIIGAEPSTDAAILSTTADLYASYRLKRVYFSAFSPIPDASAKLPARRTSLMREHRLYQSDWLIRFYGYRHDEITAGGDDTAAAGMLDLEVDPKLAWALRNRAYFPVNLNRDDRERLLRVPGLGVKSVNRILAMRRWQKVRLEDLVALKAGVKKAMPFVICANHHPGVGEVSSALLRSRFAPAATAQHSFDF; encoded by the coding sequence ATGGAAACGATCCGGAAATTGGCGATTCTCGCGGACGCCGCCAAGTATGATGCCTCTTGTGCCTCCAGCGGTACGGTATCGCGTTCGTCGCGCGGTGGGCGCGGCGTCGGTTCGGCCGAGGGCTCGGGTATCTGTCATGCCTATGCGCCGGACGGACGCTGTATCTCGCTGCTCAAGATACTGCTGACCAATTTCTGCATCTACGAGTGCAGCTATTGCATCAACCGTAATTCGTCGAACGTCCAGCGGGCGCGATTCTCGACCGCGGAAGTGGTCAACCTGACGCTGGATTTCTACAAGCGCAATTACATCGAGGGGCTGTTTCTGTCCTCGGGCGTGATCCAGACCGCCGACTACACCATGGCCCGGCTCGTCGAGGTGGCGCGCAGCCTGCGTGTCGATCACGATTTTCGGGGTTATATCCATCTCAAGACCATCCCGGATGCCGACGGTGGGCTGCTGGCCGAGGCGGGCCAATACGCCGATCGCCTGTCGATCAACGTGGAGCTGCCCACGCCGGCGGCCCTGCACGATCTGGCGCCGGAGAAGGATCACCGCACCATCAAGCTGTCGATGGCGCGTATCCGGTCCCGTCAGGACGAGCAGGCCGAGGCGCGGCGGGCCGCCCGACGCATCACCAACGCGCGGCCGACGCCGGCGCCGATCGAACGCTTCGCGCCGGCTGGGCAGTCGACGCAGATGATCATCGGCGCGGAGCCGTCCACGGATGCCGCCATTCTGTCGACTACGGCCGATTTATACGCGTCCTATCGGCTCAAACGTGTCTATTTTTCGGCGTTTTCGCCGATCCCGGATGCCTCGGCCAAGTTGCCGGCACGGCGTACGTCGCTGATGCGTGAGCATCGGCTGTATCAATCCGATTGGCTGATCCGGTTCTATGGTTATCGCCACGATGAAATCACCGCGGGCGGCGACGATACGGCCGCGGCCGGCATGCTGGATCTGGAGGTCGACCCCAAGCTTGCCTGGGCGTTGCGCAACCGGGCTTATTTCCCGGTGAATCTGAATCGGGACGACCGCGAACGACTGTTGCGCGTGCCCGGTCTCGGGGTGAAATCGGTCAACCGTATTCTGGCTATGCGGCGTTGGCAGAAGGTGCGGCTCGAGGATCTGGTCGCGCTCAAGGCCGGGGTGAAAAAAGCCATGCCGTTCGTGATCTGCGCCAATCATCATCCGGGGGTCGGCGAGGTGAGCAGCGCGTTGCTGCGGTCGCGGTTTGCGCCGGCCGCGACCGCGCAGCACAGTTTCGATTTCTAG
- the arfB gene encoding alternative ribosome rescue aminoacyl-tRNA hydrolase ArfB, which yields MLRISNTVVLEDEEIEWQAVRAQGAGGQKVNKTNSAVHLRFAIPGSSLPEVYKTRLMARAGTDQRITRDGTIVIKAQQYRSREANLEDARQRLATIVAAAGQTPKKRRPTRPSKSARRKRTDEKKRRGRLKAMRGRDVPRD from the coding sequence ATGCTGCGGATCTCCAACACCGTCGTCCTGGAGGACGAAGAAATCGAATGGCAGGCCGTACGCGCCCAGGGCGCCGGCGGGCAGAAGGTCAACAAGACCAATTCGGCCGTGCATCTGCGGTTCGCCATCCCGGGCTCGTCGCTGCCCGAGGTCTACAAGACCCGGCTGATGGCCCGCGCGGGTACCGATCAACGCATCACGCGCGACGGCACCATCGTGATCAAGGCGCAGCAGTATCGCAGCCGCGAGGCCAACCTCGAGGACGCGCGCCAGCGCCTGGCCACGATCGTGGCCGCCGCCGGGCAGACACCCAAGAAGCGCCGGCCGACCCGGCCGTCAAAGTCCGCACGGCGCAAACGGACCGATGAAAAGAAGCGCCGGGGCCGGCTCAAGGCCATGCGTGGCCGGGACGTGCCGCGCGACTAA
- a CDS encoding AraC family transcriptional regulator — protein sequence MTDPMTQAGPTDLQRMARMIERHVCHDGFNDTALDALSLVASHCHRQREPIVYEPGLIFIVQGEKTGFIDDRVIRYGAGHYLVQAIPLPFECETGGSAEAPLLGAALRIAPELLAELAGAVSPTESRRGAARVEDTLPMAAVTLDGAIGNALERLLACLEDPSAARALGQARIREVIFAALRGPQGHLLRQLLQSQGVYARIGGAIELLRAEYASPLSVPALAARAHMSVSSFHAHFKQLTRISPLQYQKRIRLLKARDLLVQNAANVSGAASAVGYQSASQFSREYKRYFGVAPTHDHGLGVDSADESLAS from the coding sequence ATGACCGATCCGATGACCCAGGCCGGGCCGACAGACCTCCAGCGAATGGCGCGCATGATCGAGCGCCACGTATGCCATGACGGTTTCAACGATACCGCCCTGGATGCGTTGTCGCTGGTGGCTTCGCATTGTCATCGACAACGCGAGCCGATCGTGTACGAACCCGGTCTGATCTTCATTGTTCAGGGCGAAAAAACCGGCTTCATCGACGACCGCGTGATCCGTTATGGGGCCGGCCATTATCTGGTCCAGGCCATCCCGCTCCCGTTCGAGTGCGAAACCGGCGGATCGGCCGAGGCGCCATTGCTGGGCGCGGCCCTGCGGATCGCCCCGGAATTGCTGGCCGAACTCGCCGGGGCTGTGAGCCCGACGGAGTCTAGACGTGGCGCGGCGCGGGTCGAGGATACTCTGCCCATGGCGGCCGTAACGCTCGACGGCGCCATCGGGAATGCGCTGGAGCGGTTGCTGGCCTGTCTGGAGGATCCGTCGGCCGCGCGCGCGCTGGGCCAGGCGCGGATCCGCGAAGTGATCTTCGCGGCGTTGCGCGGGCCCCAGGGCCATCTGCTGCGTCAACTGCTGCAATCCCAGGGGGTCTACGCGCGCATCGGCGGCGCGATCGAACTGCTGCGTGCCGAGTATGCCTCGCCGCTTTCGGTCCCCGCGCTGGCGGCCCGCGCGCACATGAGCGTGTCGAGCTTCCATGCCCATTTCAAGCAGCTCACGCGGATCTCGCCGTTGCAGTATCAAAAGCGCATCCGCCTGCTCAAGGCCCGCGACCTGCTGGTCCAGAACGCCGCCAACGTCAGTGGCGCGGCGAGTGCCGTGGGCTATCAGAGCGCGTCGCAGTTCTCCCGCGAGTACAAGCGCTACTTCGGCGTGGCGCCAACGCATGACCACGGGCTCGGCGTCGACTCGGCGGACGAATCGCTGGCGTCTTGA
- a CDS encoding NAD(P)-dependent alcohol dehydrogenase: MPTETQAYAAHAADKPLEHWHLERRDPRPDDVSIEILYCGVCHSDLHFARNDWGFTEFPIVPGHEIVGRVTHVGPEVQHYAEGDLVGVGCMVDSCRECDACHDGLEQYCLNGFTMTYGSEDRHDGTMTQGGYSTFVVVSERFVVKMPDGIDLKSAAPIMCAGITTYSPLKHYGVKPGDKVGVIGMGGLGHMGVKLAKALGAEVTVFTRSESKVAEAKSNGADHVVVSTDDDQMNAVAETFDFMLDTVPVQHPIDPYLGALKYDGTHILVGLMDPIEPAITGMNLVFKRRVVGGSLIGGMPETQEVLDFCAQKGITCDVEMIDMDYINEAFERMKDGDVRYRFVIDMASLKDKAA; this comes from the coding sequence ATGCCTACTGAGACCCAAGCCTACGCGGCCCACGCTGCCGACAAACCACTCGAACACTGGCACCTCGAGCGGCGCGACCCGCGCCCGGATGATGTCTCGATCGAGATTCTCTACTGCGGCGTCTGTCATTCCGATCTGCATTTCGCCAGGAACGACTGGGGTTTCACCGAATTCCCGATCGTGCCGGGCCACGAGATCGTGGGCCGGGTGACCCACGTCGGCCCCGAGGTGCAGCATTATGCCGAGGGCGATCTGGTCGGCGTCGGCTGCATGGTCGATTCCTGCCGCGAATGCGATGCCTGTCATGACGGACTGGAACAGTACTGTCTCAACGGCTTCACCATGACTTACGGCAGTGAGGATCGCCACGACGGCACCATGACGCAGGGCGGGTATTCCACCTTCGTGGTCGTGTCCGAGCGTTTCGTGGTCAAGATGCCCGACGGCATCGATCTGAAATCGGCGGCGCCGATCATGTGCGCCGGCATCACGACCTACTCGCCGCTCAAGCACTACGGCGTCAAGCCCGGCGACAAGGTCGGCGTGATCGGCATGGGTGGTCTGGGCCATATGGGCGTCAAGCTCGCCAAGGCGCTGGGCGCGGAAGTGACCGTGTTCACCCGTTCCGAATCCAAGGTGGCCGAGGCCAAGTCCAACGGCGCCGATCATGTCGTGGTCTCGACCGACGACGACCAGATGAACGCCGTGGCCGAAACCTTCGATTTCATGCTCGACACCGTGCCGGTGCAGCATCCGATCGATCCCTATCTGGGCGCGCTGAAATACGACGGCACGCATATTCTGGTCGGCCTGATGGATCCGATCGAACCGGCCATCACCGGCATGAACCTGGTCTTCAAGCGTCGCGTGGTCGGCGGCTCGTTGATCGGCGGCATGCCGGAAACCCAGGAAGTGCTGGATTTCTGCGCGCAAAAAGGCATCACCTGCGATGTCGAGATGATCGACATGGACTACATCAACGAAGCCTTCGAACGCATGAAGGATGGCGATGTCCGCTATCGCTTCGTCATCGACATGGCCTCGCTGAAAGACAAGGCGGCGTAA
- a CDS encoding alpha/beta fold hydrolase, with product MAYVQIGTENTAPIELYYEDVGAGRPVVLIHGWPLSGRSWENQVRPLVEAGYRVITYDRRGFGQSSQPWEGYDYDSLAADLHALMERLDLHDATLVGFSMGGGEVARYLGTYGSSRIAGAVFAAAVPPYLYRSDDNPQGGLDEASIAQLEAGVAGDRLAFMEEFLSNFFSTEAGGLLVSEAARIYHRNLAWGASAKGTLDCIAAFGRTDFRADLGRIDVPTLVIHGDADAILPLEVSGKRTAESIPDASLVVIQGGPHGINATHAEEFNQALIEFLD from the coding sequence ATGGCTTATGTGCAAATCGGCACCGAAAACACGGCCCCGATCGAGCTGTACTACGAGGATGTCGGCGCCGGTCGCCCGGTCGTGCTCATCCATGGTTGGCCATTGTCGGGCCGGTCCTGGGAAAACCAGGTGCGGCCACTGGTCGAGGCCGGCTATCGCGTGATCACCTACGATCGGCGCGGCTTCGGCCAGTCGTCCCAGCCATGGGAGGGCTACGACTACGACAGCCTGGCGGCGGATCTGCATGCACTGATGGAGAGGCTGGACCTGCACGACGCCACCCTGGTCGGTTTTTCCATGGGCGGCGGCGAAGTCGCGCGTTATCTCGGCACCTACGGCAGCTCGCGGATTGCCGGGGCGGTGTTTGCCGCGGCCGTGCCGCCGTATCTGTACCGCAGCGACGACAATCCGCAAGGCGGCCTGGACGAGGCCTCCATCGCGCAGCTCGAGGCCGGTGTGGCCGGCGACCGGCTGGCCTTCATGGAGGAATTCTTGTCGAACTTTTTCTCCACCGAAGCAGGCGGCCTGCTGGTCAGTGAAGCCGCACGCATCTATCACCGCAATCTGGCCTGGGGCGCTTCGGCCAAGGGGACACTGGACTGCATCGCGGCCTTCGGGCGCACCGACTTTCGCGCCGATCTGGGACGGATCGATGTGCCCACGCTGGTCATTCACGGCGATGCCGATGCCATCTTGCCGTTGGAAGTTTCGGGCAAGCGCACCGCCGAGAGCATTCCGGATGCCTCGCTGGTGGTCATTCAGGGCGGCCCGCACGGTATCAACGCCACGCATGCCGAGGAGTTCAACCAGGCGTTGATCGAATTCCTCGATTAG
- a CDS encoding MtnX-like HAD-IB family phosphatase → MRDWMILCDFDGTIAVDDVTDALLTKFAAAEWMRIEADWRAGRIGSRECMTAQVALIDAPQQAVDALLDSMIIDPAFPAFIADAVRMGMSVTVVSDGLDYAIRRILAGYGLDHLPIRANRLLHDGDRGWSMRSPFASPACAAASGTCKCRIATDQAPTLLIGDGQSDFCVAGTADYVFAKDRLIEHCRTKGIPHSSIADLRDARRLLPRLPELAGMATVFS, encoded by the coding sequence TTGCGCGATTGGATGATCCTGTGTGATTTCGACGGCACGATCGCCGTGGATGATGTCACCGACGCCTTGTTGACGAAATTCGCAGCCGCCGAGTGGATGCGCATCGAAGCGGATTGGCGTGCGGGCCGCATCGGCTCGCGTGAATGCATGACGGCCCAGGTGGCCCTGATCGATGCGCCGCAGCAGGCCGTCGATGCATTGCTCGACAGCATGATCATCGACCCGGCATTCCCGGCATTCATCGCCGATGCCGTGCGCATGGGCATGTCCGTGACCGTGGTCAGCGACGGTCTGGACTATGCCATCCGCCGCATTCTCGCCGGCTATGGCCTGGATCACCTGCCGATTCGAGCCAATCGACTGCTGCACGACGGCGACCGCGGCTGGTCGATGCGCTCGCCGTTCGCGAGTCCGGCCTGCGCCGCGGCCAGCGGCACCTGTAAATGCCGCATCGCAACAGATCAAGCCCCGACACTTCTCATTGGCGACGGCCAATCGGATTTCTGTGTCGCGGGCACCGCCGACTATGTGTTCGCCAAGGACCGCTTGATCGAACACTGTCGAACCAAGGGCATCCCCCATTCATCGATCGCCGATCTGCGCGATGCGCGGCGGCTGTTGCCGCGCCTGCCCGAATTGGCCGGAATGGCGACCGTCTTTTCCTGA
- a CDS encoding aspartate aminotransferase family protein — protein MSSVLNTDAIGIEATDEALLADEARYCSFGDTVHYTDPPKLFEGCEGSYMYDSSGTPYLDLQMWYSAVNFGYANPRLNDALKRQIDHLPQVASQYLHREKIELAKTIAVDAERKFGRAGRVHFNVGGAQAIEDSLKIVRNYTGGKSLMFAFEGGYHGRTLGASAITSSYRYRRRYGHFGERAMFLPYPYPFRRPKGMGKEEYGEHLVAEFARLFETEYHGVWDPKVGECEYAAFYVEPLQGTGGYIMPPMNYFQGLKKVLDQYGILMVCDEIQMGFYRTGKLWSIEHFGVTPDMIVFGKALTNGLNPLSGLWAREELINPEVFPPGSTHSTFNANPLGTAVGLEAMKMMHETDYEAMVMAKGAHFLEGLQDLQKRHKEIGDVDGLGLALRCEICTEDGFTPNKALVDRMVDIGLAGELEHNGRKLGLVLDIGGYYKNVITLAPSLHISTEEIDLGIALIDQLLTRAKRAA, from the coding sequence ATGAGTAGCGTTTTAAACACCGATGCCATCGGCATCGAGGCCACGGATGAAGCCTTGCTGGCCGACGAGGCCCGGTACTGCTCGTTCGGCGACACCGTCCACTACACCGACCCGCCGAAACTGTTCGAAGGCTGCGAAGGCAGCTATATGTACGACTCTTCGGGCACCCCGTACCTCGACCTGCAGATGTGGTATTCGGCGGTCAACTTCGGCTATGCCAATCCGCGCCTCAACGACGCGCTCAAGCGCCAGATCGATCATCTGCCGCAGGTTGCCAGTCAGTATCTGCATCGCGAGAAGATCGAGCTGGCCAAGACCATCGCCGTCGATGCCGAGCGCAAGTTCGGCCGGGCCGGCCGTGTGCACTTCAACGTGGGCGGCGCGCAGGCGATCGAGGATTCGCTCAAGATCGTGCGCAACTACACCGGCGGCAAGAGCCTGATGTTCGCCTTCGAGGGCGGCTATCACGGCCGCACCCTCGGAGCCTCGGCGATCACGTCCAGCTACCGCTACCGTCGCCGCTACGGCCACTTCGGCGAGCGGGCGATGTTCCTGCCGTATCCGTACCCGTTCCGTCGCCCCAAGGGCATGGGCAAGGAAGAGTACGGCGAGCACCTGGTAGCCGAGTTCGCGCGCCTGTTCGAAACCGAGTACCACGGCGTGTGGGACCCGAAGGTCGGCGAGTGCGAATATGCCGCATTCTACGTCGAGCCACTGCAGGGTACCGGCGGCTACATCATGCCGCCGATGAACTACTTCCAGGGCCTGAAGAAGGTGCTGGACCAGTACGGCATCCTGATGGTCTGCGACGAAATCCAGATGGGTTTCTATCGCACCGGCAAGCTGTGGTCGATCGAGCACTTCGGCGTCACACCGGACATGATCGTGTTCGGCAAGGCGCTGACCAACGGCCTGAACCCGCTGTCGGGCCTGTGGGCCCGCGAAGAGCTGATCAACCCCGAGGTATTCCCGCCCGGCTCCACGCATTCGACCTTCAACGCCAATCCGCTGGGCACCGCGGTAGGCCTGGAGGCAATGAAGATGATGCACGAAACCGACTACGAGGCCATGGTCATGGCCAAGGGCGCGCACTTCCTGGAAGGCCTGCAGGACTTGCAAAAGCGCCACAAGGAGATCGGCGACGTCGATGGCCTGGGCCTGGCCCTGCGCTGCGAGATCTGCACCGAGGACGGCTTCACGCCCAACAAGGCGCTGGTCGATCGCATGGTCGACATCGGCCTGGCCGGCGAGCTGGAGCACAACGGTCGCAAACTGGGCCTGGTGCTGGACATCGGCGGCTATTACAAGAACGTAATTACGCTAGCGCCCTCGCTGCATATCAGCACCGAGGAGATCGACCTTGGCATCGCCCTGATCGATCAACTGCTGACCCGCGCCAAGCGCGCCGCCTGA
- a CDS encoding beta-ketoacyl synthase, which produces MHRVVITGMGAVSALGLGADPLWRAMVEGRSGIRPLQSPAENVSLRMKVAAQLEDFDPSVHFESGQLSLLDRVSQLALLAAREAVAQSGLDFAANEALRRRAATVVGTGVGGEFSRDEQSQRLYRDNSTRIHPLSIVRLMPNAPASQISIEHGLAGPAFGVVSACASSNHAVTQAATMLRCGLADVALAGGTDSCLSLSGIRGWEAMRVVADDTCRPFCKQRRGLVLAEGAGICVLETLAHAQQRGATILAELAGFGMSADADDIVAPSAQGAIRAMQSALDDADLQPAQVGYINAHGTGTMANDATETRAIHAVFGEHAARLAVSSTKGVHGHALGASGALELVAALGMLRQDLIPPTANFLDPDPACDLDYVPNVAREQRIDTILSNSFAFGGLNAVLALRRFQS; this is translated from the coding sequence ATGCATCGTGTCGTGATCACCGGCATGGGAGCGGTCAGCGCGCTCGGCCTCGGAGCCGATCCGCTCTGGCGCGCCATGGTGGAAGGCCGCAGTGGCATTCGTCCCCTGCAGTCGCCGGCGGAGAATGTCAGCTTACGCATGAAGGTTGCGGCACAGCTGGAAGACTTCGATCCGAGCGTTCATTTTGAAAGCGGCCAACTGAGCCTGCTCGACCGCGTCTCGCAACTGGCGCTTTTGGCCGCCCGCGAGGCGGTCGCGCAGTCGGGGCTCGATTTCGCCGCGAATGAAGCGCTTCGCAGGCGCGCGGCTACTGTCGTGGGCACCGGCGTGGGCGGCGAGTTTTCGCGCGACGAACAGAGCCAGCGTCTTTATCGCGACAATTCGACACGTATTCATCCGCTGTCGATCGTGCGCTTGATGCCCAATGCACCGGCGAGCCAGATCAGTATCGAACACGGCCTGGCAGGCCCGGCCTTCGGTGTCGTCAGCGCCTGTGCATCGTCCAACCATGCGGTGACCCAGGCGGCGACGATGCTGCGTTGCGGCCTGGCCGATGTCGCGCTGGCCGGGGGCACCGACTCTTGTCTCAGTCTGTCGGGCATACGCGGCTGGGAGGCGATGCGCGTGGTGGCGGACGATACCTGTCGCCCGTTCTGCAAGCAGCGTCGCGGACTGGTGCTGGCCGAAGGCGCCGGGATCTGTGTTCTCGAAACGCTGGCGCATGCGCAGCAGCGGGGCGCCACGATTCTGGCCGAACTGGCCGGTTTCGGCATGAGCGCCGATGCCGATGACATCGTGGCGCCCTCGGCACAGGGCGCCATACGCGCCATGCAGTCGGCACTCGACGATGCGGACCTGCAGCCCGCACAGGTCGGCTACATCAATGCGCACGGTACGGGCACGATGGCTAATGACGCCACCGAGACGCGCGCTATCCACGCGGTATTCGGCGAACACGCCGCGCGTCTTGCCGTGTCCTCGACCAAGGGGGTGCACGGCCACGCCCTGGGCGCGTCCGGTGCACTGGAATTGGTCGCGGCGCTGGGGATGCTGCGACAGGATTTGATTCCGCCCACGGCCAATTTTCTCGATCCCGATCCGGCCTGCGATCTCGATTACGTGCCCAATGTCGCGCGGGAACAACGTATCGACACGATATTGTCCAACTCGTTCGCCTTTGGCGGGCTCAATGCGGTACTCGCGCTGCGTCGCTTCCAAAGCTGA
- a CDS encoding acyl carrier protein, whose amino-acid sequence MSATVQTEILQIIAAHTDVGPEDIGLDATLDDLGIASMEAIEILFDLEEHFDITLPERDPNFDTGTVRGLIDVVTAELAGAAAKSAGN is encoded by the coding sequence ATGTCGGCGACAGTCCAGACCGAGATACTCCAGATCATCGCGGCCCACACCGACGTCGGCCCCGAGGACATCGGACTCGATGCCACCCTCGACGATCTCGGCATCGCTTCGATGGAAGCCATCGAAATCCTGTTCGATCTCGAAGAACACTTCGATATCACCTTGCCCGAGCGCGATCCGAACTTCGATACCGGCACAGTCCGCGGGCTGATCGACGTGGTCACCGCCGAACTGGCCGGCGCGGCGGCAAAGTCGGCGGGAAACTGA
- a CDS encoding GNAT family N-acetyltransferase yields the protein MPVFSTRFDLLTTAEPAFRRRMEKLPLFRYWRRWLQPRTLFAGATVSEYAWLPAGGDAPALARELVAANGKAWPFLIVKDLPQASPLLDADANAFVDDFVKACEAAGFVIVEGQALAWVPIDFDSEDAYLKRLSRGARRNIRRKLRSRDQLEVQALHTGGAELLDPALQDACIALYEQVYAQSEVHFDHLDASFFRAVFEDADNGGVMFVYRHQQQMIGWNLCFEHAGGLVDKYVGFDYPAARDHNLYAVSWMHNLSYARERGLTHYIAGWTDPEVKSHLGAHFTFTRHAVRPRNRLLRAILRRLAPYFESDRQWYEQRTAHVSHRT from the coding sequence ATGCCCGTCTTTTCCACCCGATTCGATCTGCTCACCACGGCCGAGCCGGCATTTCGTCGCCGCATGGAAAAACTGCCGCTGTTTCGCTACTGGCGGCGCTGGCTACAACCGCGCACGCTGTTTGCCGGTGCCACCGTCAGCGAATACGCCTGGTTGCCGGCCGGCGGCGACGCCCCGGCATTGGCCCGGGAACTAGTGGCGGCAAACGGCAAGGCATGGCCGTTTCTCATCGTCAAGGATCTGCCGCAGGCTTCGCCACTGCTGGACGCGGACGCCAACGCGTTCGTCGACGACTTCGTCAAGGCCTGCGAGGCGGCCGGCTTCGTCATCGTGGAAGGTCAGGCCCTGGCCTGGGTGCCGATCGATTTCGATAGCGAAGACGCCTATCTCAAGCGCCTGTCACGCGGGGCGCGGCGCAATATCCGGCGCAAGCTGCGATCACGCGATCAGTTGGAGGTACAGGCGTTGCATACCGGCGGCGCCGAACTGCTCGACCCCGCCCTGCAGGATGCCTGCATCGCCCTGTACGAGCAGGTCTATGCCCAGAGCGAAGTGCACTTCGACCACCTCGACGCCAGCTTCTTTCGCGCCGTTTTCGAAGATGCCGACAATGGCGGCGTGATGTTCGTCTATCGTCACCAGCAGCAGATGATCGGCTGGAACCTGTGCTTCGAGCATGCCGGCGGGCTGGTCGACAAATATGTCGGCTTCGACTACCCGGCCGCGCGCGATCACAATCTCTACGCCGTAAGCTGGATGCACAATCTGAGCTATGCCCGCGAGCGCGGCCTGACGCATTACATCGCCGGCTGGACCGACCCGGAGGTCAAGTCGCATCTCGGCGCCCACTTCACCTTCACACGACATGCGGTACGGCCGCGCAACCGCTTGCTGCGCGCGATATTGCGCCGCCTGGCGCCGTATTTCGAAAGCGACCGACAATGGTATGAACAGCGCACCGCCCATGTATCCCATCGCACTTGA